ATGGAGAAGGTGGATGTGAACTTTCTATTCGctgtttctttcaaatagCTTCTCTTTAGATTCTCTTTAGCGTCGGGAAATTCCGAACCGTTGTCAGTGGCGTCAGAAAAACGGGGCTCTGAACTACGAACAACTTTTGATAGCTTGGAACATGTCATCCATTACTTTCGTTATGATAAAATATTCGAGATTTGAAGTTTATTGAGTGCACCTAGTAAAACACTGCAAAAATGATAAGGAAATCGAAAGCCTGACTTGGAAATGTCCAAGTAAACTTTCGCAATTCTCGTCCAGTAAGCAGTCCACTTCAGCTATTCAGTATTTATTTCCAATATTATGACATGGTTACTCTTATACAAAGAAGCCAGGGAAGCGAGTGCAATAGTAAACTGGACACTGAAgtaaaagacgaaaagaagCCGATCAAATAGAGGAGAGGATAGTTTGCACTCCATGCAGAAAATCGACATGTTTGTGATGAACTGAAATCGAAGATTTTgcatttgttttgttccttGGTCACTTAAACTCCGAAGAGTTCTCATTTTGAGCAAAACAAAGCACCACGTCACCGCTTTTTACTCGCCAGGAAGTTCTTTTCAGAAAGATCCTGCGATTTCTCCCTAATAATTCAAAACCAGAAATTTTAAGAGcagaatagtaaaaataaaagaaagaagcatGCATATGTGTAGCCttttcatacaaaaaaaaaattctcgataGACTGACTGCTAAGAAGAATAGTTGCCACCATAAGAACAGCAGGATCGCCATCATCAAATAAAGTACTGACATCTTTGTAATCCCGTCAAGCACTCTTGTGACAGTTCGGATGTGTTCGTCAAGGCAAACCTGCGCTAGCAACCATTTCCGCCTCTGTTTCCTGTAAGATATGTAGCCTTTTCAATGAATCCACTTTTGGCTAATGGAACTAATTATACTCAATTAATTAAGTGACGCTGGCAATTTGAAGAATGTTTAACCGAAACTACAGTTGACTAGTGGTCCACAGTTTGATTATTAGCTGGTCACATACTCAGCGCCGAAGTGTTGGACCGGCATTTTTTCAGCACCTTTTTctttggggcgggtgtggcgcagtcgagcagcggtccgttgtagccacacggtcgcgggttcgaatccgcactacTGCTcgccaaccctttcatccctccggatcgataaattggtactagatttctctgggatgataaaaacactgacttgacacatcggctagcccccgcaagtcacattgtatgggccagtcacacgttcgtaaacctcaaacgattctgaattgaaatgcacgtgggggcgcatcccaagcggattgactaacgccagaaactttaacgttaactttttcactttatgATTCCATTAACTTGATCCTATTGTCTGTGCTACTTCCTCTATTCTCGTCCGATGCGACCGTTCTTCTGTTCTTCACGCTCATGTTTGAAATCACGTTGGCATATTAGAGAGCTGCATTGCTATTTGTTCGAAATTCGTTGTTTCTTTTGCTGGCTttcgaaatacggcaaaagcTGTGCCTGCATTGAAACCGCAACGTACAAGTGAAAGTACGAAGTCATCGGTTTATGTACTATGGAGCCTGAAATCCCCAACTAGCACTATAGTCCCACTGTCCACTTTTGCATATCTGCGTAAGAGTGTACGGCATGTATGTTAAGCAAAAGGTACTTCGCTAGCAAATTCTCCACTGTTTCCTTTTCTCAGATATAGGAAGAAGTCCTAATTGCGTTATTTGTAGGGCAGTGAGACTTTCGCTCATCACTGCATTCCGTTTGGAGTAGCCAAACTTCCGTCGCGACCGCGTACGCAATCACAAATCAGGTCgctttagaggcatcaccgtcctctattgcagcgcgccacccttgcgcccttccgcctgcgattcgtcgaaaacatTCGAGTCGCAGGCGGAAGGGCGCAAGGGCTGCGCACTggacagaagccgtcgtaagaaacagcgtgcCGGGGTCGACCGTTCACACTGATACAGGCAGAGACGCACGGAATCaacctcttctccacaatctacgaccccgtatattcACTACCCGCCTGGAACtcctaccaccccagattcgtgggtgatgcctttaaactgacTGCGTATAATGATATGAACAtttcattatcattttatttcaacactACTGTAGCTATACCGTCTACCATCAAGAGAAGATGTTTCTACAACGCAATGATTTACAAGGATTAATTAGACGGTTATGAAAAACCGCTTTGCTTCTTCAGATTAGGGTACGATTCAAtggaaagtgttttttttttaacactttTCAATGAATCGTaccataatgaaaaaaaaaccactaacttgatcatcggctggcccccgcaagtcattgttgccaacacgcgttccaaaaccccaacgattacgaattccagtaaaacgcctTGATgcgtcccaagtggattgagacgtcagtgactttatcctttatccttctatcAATGAAAagctacgaaaaaaatctgacaCAACTAACTAATAACTCTGACGCAGTCCAGAATGTGTTTTCTGCTGTTGTTGTGACTttataaattgtttttgtttttctattgaCTAACCTGGGTTGGCTGGATCAGCCATAGAAAAACCTCCAATTTCGGTTTGGTGCAACCCTTCTGTGGACTAATAGCGACCACTTAGCGCCTTCATGGTACATGACGCCATACGTTACCGCCTCCTTGTTACAGAGTATGGTGCTATCTAAATCTACTTAGACGGCTGCGTGGGCGGTCGCGTCGCGCCGCACTGGCTCGCTGCCAGCTCTGCCATGTCTGCGGCCCTTCACAAACGTGAGGGCCTATGGTGTTAGCAGGCACTTGCGGCTACTCGACCCGACCCCAATGGGTCCATACGCTAGTTTCTACACTCGTCTCGCCACAAAAGGAGGAGTCGCACCCCTATTCACTAGTCTACCTTCTAAATTCTATCAACTGAGGTAAGTTACTTCTAGATATGCAGTCTATGTTGTGATTGCTTTTCTGGTCATTGCTTAATGACATGTGCTAGCTAGGAGTTGTATTTGCGAGGAACTTAAGTTTGATTCCTTGCTCAAGCAACCCACAGCTGGCGCAGTCTAACAGAAatctcagtttttcttctcgtttctgCTATGCTGTGATCGCTCATCTAGTATAACTTTTGTTCACTCATTCCTTTTAGTATGGTACATATCatgaatcaagaaaaaaaggtttttgtgTTTATGCAGTTGtaatctttattttatatgcaaaaataatacataatactTCTTGTACATATCACGGTGCTtagtatatacatatatacatgtatgaAATGTAGCTGTTCCTTATGCCATTCTTTCTCTGCATTAATTGCCCTCTTTgcccttttctttctttttttacttcgatATTGGCAGGCAGAAATCTTCTTGAGCGTTTCCGCCGCTTCTTCTGTGTCAGTGTTTACGAGAATGTTTACATTTGCGCTCAGGATTGcatatttctaaatatttgtttggtttgaaatttgataatCAACATCTGATGTTTGATAATTTGGAGGCAGTTGAAACACTTACACTTTCAATGTTACTCCTTATTTGAGTTCGTTGTTGTTTGCGCTCCTGAGCTGCCGTGACCAAATCCTGAGTGGGAAATACTTGGTCGACTTCATACATCGTCTCACTTAGCTGTGTATGGGGTATTTCATGGACGTGTGAAGTAAATGGATGCTCTTCTACAACGCCTCCTCCATATAATTTTGCCGCATGTCTGTGAAGGCAACTGATTCCAGCTCTATTATCCAAGCAGCTGCAACGCCAAGAGTAGGAACAGACACCGCAGAGTGGACAGTGAACGTTTTCACTCAAGGATTCACTACATGCGCATCCACAAAAGTATACCACTTGGTATTTTTCCGCCACATCTTTTCCCTGAAGTTCCCATTCTGCCACTCGCTTCATCTTCTCAGGCCTGTTCTCGTAGTGTTTCAATGCCCATCTATCACATTTACTGGACTGCTGAACACGGAAAGAGGATGCTGCGAGTCGACGGAGATCCTACAATCATCACTTAAGAATATATTTCAAACGTTTGCAAAAACGTTTTACCCTAATTTCGGCTGAATCAGCCAAGTCTTCCACAGCTCTGATTAGCAGCTCTACGAGGAAGTCAGCTCTTGAGTTGGCATTTCTGTGGAGGAAGTCCTTTTTTAGACGCAGATGCCACCTCTCACTAATCATTGTCGTGTCCATTACGGCACCTGTGTTTGCAAATGATGCCCAACTGGCAGTCCTTCCTGTAAAAGCTTTTCGGGAAAAGGGAAGTGAAGCCAAAACGGTTCTATACTTGCCTAAATAATTATCCTTAAGATAATTAACCATTCCAGTTTGGCCTTTTGTTTCGAGAAAACCGAGAATTTGACCGAAGCGTGACTCAAACAAAGTGAGGTCAGCAATGAGGAGAAGTTCATTGAGGTCTTTCTTTACTTGTCCTCGAATGCGAGCCTGAAGAATTACTCCGTAGGTAGCACAAAAGTAGGCAGAatgatttctgaattttttttaccgcaaCTTATCTGGTGGCGCTCCTTTTGAATGTTTGGTCGATGTGCCATCTACAGTAGTGCAGCTTAGTCCGCGCTTCCGGAAAAACAGCTCGAAATCCGTTGTAAAAGCATGGAGCTTCATCATTAACTATCTGTTGTGGGTTGAAATCAGGCAGAAGCTTCTTGATCTCCAAAAAGAGCCTCTGTACATCCAATGTTGTCATTGTGCCGCTCAGTAAAAAAGCTTTAATGCGAAACCATTTGTCAATATTGTTATCAACTATTAATGTGAGCAATTAGGAGTGAAACTTTACCAGCCGGAAGA
This is a stretch of genomic DNA from Necator americanus strain Aroian chromosome II, whole genome shotgun sequence. It encodes these proteins:
- a CDS encoding hypothetical protein (NECATOR_CHRII.G5844.T2) — protein: MACHCEDNHSEDEANGKPQDYTVLLLTFDTVGEFENIQWTIFCDGSKGTTQRRSWFVDRSDLWNLTTKFGLRPGYRDKNGMNSLMHRQAEENADDGIRVLEVTDDPSGRGFRLIMITPTQLEWLRKFSPRGIAVDDTHNVTRYNLKLATVSVADNKNRGLPAAFLLSGTMTTLDVQRLFLEIKKLLPDFNPQQIVNDEAPCFYNGFRAARIRGQVKKDLNELLLIADLTLFESRFGQILGFLETKGQTGMVNYLKDNYLGKYRTVLASLPFSRKAFTGRTASWASFANTGAVMDTTMISERWHLRLKKDFLHRNANSRADFLVELLIRAVEDLADSAEIRDLRRLAASSFRVQQSSKCDRWALKHYENRPEKMKRVAEWELQGKDVAEKYQVRNLVPIYRSGGMKGLASSSADSNPRPCGYNGPLLDCATPAPKKKVLKKCRSNTSALSM
- a CDS encoding hypothetical protein (NECATOR_CHRII.G5845.T1), with translation MYEVDQVFPTQDLVTAAQERKQQRTQIRSNIESKYAILSANVNILVNTDTEEAAETLKKISACQYRSTAFAVFRKPAKETTNFEQIAMQLSNMPT
- a CDS encoding hypothetical protein (NECATOR_CHRII.G5844.T1), with protein sequence MPFTLLLLDTETNNFTSFYKLLKVKLEVKKKASSSKPIPEVPCMYCPICDEGFTDHESMACHCEDNHSEDEANGKPQDYTVLLLTFDTVGEFENIQWTIFCDGSKGTTQRRSWFVDRSDLWNLTTKFGLRPGYRDKNGMNSLMHRQAEENADDGIRVLEVTDDPSGRGFRLIMITPTQLEWLRKFSPRGIAVDDTHNVTRYNLKLATVSVADNKNRGLPAAFLLSGTMTTLDVQRLFLEIKKLLPDFNPQQIARIRGQVKKDLNELLLIADLTLFESRFGQILGFLETKGQTGMVNYLKDNYLGKYRTVLASLPFSRKAFTGRTASWASFANTGAVMDTTMISERWHLRLKKDFLHRNANSRADFLVELLIRAVEDLADSAEIRDLRRLAASSFRVQQSSKCDRWALKHYENRPEKMKRVAEWELQGKDVAEKYQVLLG